acaaggtgaaaacagttttttataaATTCTAGCAAATGTATTCAactttaaaaacagaaataccttatttacataagtattcagaccctttgctatgagacttatgATGTTTCTATAACGTGATTGGAGTCCGCctgaggtaaattcaattgatttgacatgatttgttaaggcacacacctgtctctataagGTCCCGTTGGTTGGTTAACTGACTGTTAGTTGCACTGGAGAAAAGACTCTGCTAGAATGTTAGCATGACCGCTACCAGGATCTCAGGAAGGGGCCTGTCTGAGCTACATACCAGAAACCTGaatctaaacacacagacactttcTGAATTATTCAGTAAAAACCTTAAGATGACTTTTATAAAATATGAGGCATTTTATTGTCCATTTAGAATGGAAATGAGTGCTTATCGTCTCTCTCACAAGACACACCACCAGAGGGGCTGGAATCAGTGGGTCGGCTACAGTGCTCCTGGAACAATTGTAGGGTGTTAAGTGCTTTGCTTAAGGCCACAACGGCGATGTTTGCTTACTCACTCTGCACCAGACTTTCCCTAAGATGAACCAGGAGATGATTAAGAAGTCATTAATGACACGCACACTACAGCGCGTgactgacagtgagagagaaagagcagagagacctACCCTGGGCAGGTCCACGGAGTACGGCGCAGGATCCCAGGCCACCAGTGTCATACCCTTATACAAAGAGCTGGTGGTGAAGCGATGCCTGGGCCGGGCAAGTATCTGCAGGGAGACAAATGACTGATTGCTGTACTGCTCTCCAGCACCCCAGGCTAAATGTAATGAGGCAAGCAATACGAGTACATCTCACCTAGAGTCCACATGTACAGATCCCATACGCCAACTTGCCCTCTCCCAAATGATAGGTGTATCATCAATGATTGACTAGATAAGTGTGGTAGTGCTGGGATAGACTGTCTTAGTGATCTGACTAGCGGTTTCACTCGGCTCTAGATCAACTCAAATCATTTTCACAAGGCAGCGTGTCAGTGATTCCACTGTCAATCAATAGGTGGTCCCGAGTAGCAAAGAAAAATCACAGGAGGAGAAGCTTGCCACCTACCTGAGAGTTGATGATGCGGATGGTGGTCTTGTTGCCCACGTCATTCTCATAGCCCTCTGTAGGAGCAGCGTTGAAGCGAAGCACAGCCTCATGGGAATCTGAGTACAGGGTATGGACATAAGCTGTATGCATCACCCATGAAACAAGCACCATGAAAACGGCATGGTTTTATCTACAAGCATAAGTAATGTTGTTAGTGAATGTCTCGCTCGGGTGCAGTGGTATTTAAAGCTTTTCAGTGGGGACCACATTTTTGTCAGCCAGAATTTCTCGGGACTCCCCCAAGAATTTCACATTTCGATTTTTACATAAACAAATAACCTTCATTTCATTGCATTTTCATGTCTTATTAAAATGAAAagaaatgaaattgtatttgtacAATTATCTCCTCAAAAACATTTGTCTCATTCAATAGTCTGTACtctaatttgttttattttatatgaatatatataaaacacagtaccagtcaatagtttacacacacctactcattccaggggttctttattgttactattttctacattgtagaataatagtgaagacatcaaaactatgaaataacacatatggaaacatgtagtaaccaaaatagtgttaaacaaatctaaatatattttatatttcagattcttaaaagtagccatcctttgctttgatgacGGCTATGCACTCTCTTGGCAACTGtcccgggcagatggcagacagcgtgtttggcgtcgtgtgggcgagcggtttgctgtcaacgttgtgaacagagtaccccatggtggaggtggggttatggtatggacgacgaacacaattgcattttatctatggcaattttgaatgcacagaaataccgtgatgagatcctgaggcccattgacgtgccattcatccgccgccataccctcatgtttcagcatgataatgcacggtccCGTGTCgaaaggatctgtacacaattcctggaagctgaaaatgtcccagttcttccatggcctgcatactcaccagacaggtCCCTcaatgagcatgtttgggatgctctggaccaacttgtacgacagcgtgttccagccaatatccagcacagccattgaagaggtgtgggacaacatcccacaggccacaatcaacagcctgatcaactctatgagaaggagatgtgttgtgctgcatgaggcaaatggtggtcacaccagatactaacttgttttctgatccacacccctacatTCTTTTTTTTCCCAGGCATCTCTGATCAACAGATGAATATCTGTAttccaagtcatgtgaaatccatagattagggcctcatgaattgatttcaattaaccgacttccttatatgaactgtaactcagtaaaacctttgaaattgtGCATGTTTCGTTTATATTGTCTTTCAGTGTATATCTCGTCCAGGTAAACCATAATATTATGCTTATCATGACACTTATGAATCACTAACTTAACTCCAACACTAGAGAGCAGCAAACCCTTTTCTTTGGAGGTCTTATCTTACCGGCTGAAGTCTCATTTATAAAAAGGTGCCTGCATTACTGTCATGGCTCTTCCTCCTCATTTCAAGGACACGCAGGCTACTCATCACATCAAATGAACAAATCCATGAGGAGTGACAAGCCAATTTGATGGTATCAACACGAAAGGCTACTGAATGAATGCAAAGTAGAGTGGTCTAAAGATCCCGCAGAGTAAGTCAGCGTTCCCATTCACGCGCACTGAATGCCGGAGCGATTTCTATAGGCGTGAGGAACTTCCCAGCATCAGAGCTCTTCTGCACTGTAAGGGTAGAGGCCAGTTCAATTCTAAGGGTAAATCAAACCTACCAAAGCAATACACTTATGCAGTGATGAAGACTAGTCTGACAACCAGCCAATTAGTTGTAATAACTTGTATACCTGTAGAATCAGTCTGATTAGTAGTACTAACTTGTTCTTACTTAGGATTTTGAAGCGTGTGTGTAATATCGCAGTGAAGtaataagcatttcacggtaaagtctacacttgttttcttcggcgcatgtgacaaataaagtttgatttgaagtacagaaagtgtctgtctgtccagacaTGTTCTTCCTTTGTCATAAATATTTTTTAAGGAAGTAGTTAAAGGGAGCCTCAGTTCCTGATAAGCTAGGTTAGTCTCAATGGAGCtagagtcaggagagagggggggggggtggcaaaGGGCCCCAACCCAACAACACTCCAAATGATGccttatcactctctctctctcacacacacacacacacacacacacacacacacacacacacacacacacacacacacacacacacacacacacacacacacacacacacacacacacacacacacacacacacacacacacacacacacacacacacggaagttCTGTGTTCAGGTCGGGGCACGACACCACAAAGAACAGACTTAGTTCCTGCCCAGCAACAGAGAATCTGTTTATCTTAGACATATCAGGAAATGACTTTGCCCAGTTGGAAGGTATAAATATGTGATTGTGTGACTTGCATGTTGTTATGCAGTTGCAACATCCTGCTGGGTGTAATAAACTTAGTTTGAGCTTTACTTTCGTCGGGATTTGTACCATAACTTGGCAGCAGTGTCTTTATTTACATGGAGCTAACAGTTACGTTATAAATACTGCCGGTGTTTGGAAAAATGTGTAGCACCTGTCCTACAGCACTCACCAATTTCTCTCCCTAGGGAAGAGTTGAGGATAGCCCCGGCCGAGGTGACCACCGCACACGACTTGAACTTTGACCCTTGGCCCCAAAGCTGCTCCAGAGGTCGTGGGGGCACTAGCCTGTCCCAGGCCAGCCCAGAGAAGGGTTGCTCTGTCCCATCCAGTGTCCTCAACCTGGCCTGCTCCTTCAGTTCACAGAGTACCTCCCTCCCGCTCTGCCTACCCTTGCGCCGCCCCCTGTAGGCCACGTGATGCCTGTTGAGATTCAGGTAGTCCCTCATGGACTTCTGCAGGTGTGGAGCGAGCATCCCCGCTGAGGCAATGCCCCTTCGCAGCTGCTGGACCACTACCTTGGACTGGGATAAATAGTAGCCGTCTCTGCCCCGCTGCTCAGCCCTGGACAtgctccctttcctcctcctccttctcagtCTCTCCCTGCTTATCTTCTCTTCCCTTTCCTGATACACCCTCTCCTCCTGGTCGCTCACCTTTTTCCAGACCACCAAGTCACCATTCTGGCTCAGCTCCAGGGCCTCCTTTTTTCCCTGTTGGCTGTGGCTGGGATCCTGGTTGGTGGGTGAAGATGAGGATGTCACCTCAAGAGGAGAAGCCCTGATGCCCGATGGACTACCCTGGATGGAGGCCAGACGGCGGGTCTCGGTGTGGGTGAGCGAGGAGGGCGAGCGGAGATCCACATCCCGGGGGTCCAGGAAGTGGGAGAGCAGGGCCAGGAAGATGAGGAGCCAGGCCAGCATCACCACCAGAACCAGCTGCCTCCACTGCCTCATGGTTGGGGTCATGGTGGAGGACCTGGGAGTCATGGTGGGTGCAGCTGGGGTCCGGTCCCGTCAGCGACCCCTAGAAGCCGACCTGGCAGTGCTCAGGATGAGGCCTAAAGAGGTCAAACTTTATTAGAATAGCACATTTGCATAAAATAAAGTGGATGATCAACTTCAGTAGTACCGCACCAATTCATACAATACAATGTATCCATAAGTGTAAGCACTATAATAACTTAACCCATAAGGTCTAAGGACCCAGAtttctactaagctatatggaattatTTTAAGGTCATACTAAGGAACATTTAGCTATCTGATTTAGAATccctgtaaaaatatatataaataaaatgtatttgatgAAACGTTGAATTTGCCCTTAACGCTATTAGCCCATAGACATGCATTAAATAACATATTCATACATGGCAAAACAGATAGTGAAAAAAGAACATCAAAAGGAAGTTAGGGcccctgagtggcgcagcggtctaaggcactgcatctcagtgcaagaggtgtcactacagccctggttcaaatccaggctgtaacacatccagctgtgattgggagtcccatagggtggctcacaattggcccagcttcgtctgggtttggccatcattgtaaataagtaaaTCATTAAagaaaggttcaataaaaaatgttttgaagtgtctgtcctatatcttacttaaaaaatatatattttttaaatgtacccaTATTTAGCCCACTTTTTTTTGGCACTAAAGTACTTccaaataaaaaatgtttgaacTGGTACCGGGCTACCTACAGACGAGTTTTGTGAGGCTTGTGGGTGTAGTGTGTTCGGACACTACAGACGTTTTCAAGAGAagagatgtctcctggtctgacaaacactgtggaggcagtggattgagatgcagcccatgcaacaacaacaacaaaaactacaGACATCTCTAGCTGAAATAGACAGATTGTGATAGTGATTTTTGTGTTATGCTAATTCGATTTCCACAGAGTCGTGGACAGAGAGATAAGAAACAGTACAAAAACCTCCCTTGTTGAAAATGTTTCCTTCCTGCCCTTCTTTCTCCGCTTTGAAGATCGAACGGAACTGGATTGTCTTTTACTTTTGAGACATGAaagccttcctctctctcggatGTATCCTGCCCTTGTCAGAACTTTCTATTTAAAATAGAAGGTGCTGATTCCTGCTTTACCAAGCAATAGGGAACATTTGAATAATAATCCACTCCGTCCTTCCATCTATCCTCGTATTCACTCTTTGATCCTGTGGAGGTTGACTGTAGTTTTGACAGCATTGTGGCCCTGAGTTGGTTGGGTTAGGTCATGTCTGTTTACATTCTCTATGGGCAGGGTCAGAGGAGGAGTTGGGGAGCTGTGCTGTAACTCTCCCACGTACCACAGTGAacacaaagcagagagagagagagagtgagagagagagtgagagagagagtgtgagagagagagagagagtgagagagagtgagagagagagagagagcgagagagcgagagagagagagagagagagagcgagagagagagagcgagagagcgagagagagagcgagagagcgagagagagagcgagagagcgagcgagagagcgagagagagcgagagagagagagagagagagagagagagcgagagagagagagcgacacagacagacagacagacagacagacagacagacagacagacagacagacagacagacagacagacagacagacagacagacagacagacagacagacagacagacagacagacagacagacagacagacagacagacagacagacagacagacagacagacagacagacagacagacagacagacagacagacagacagacagacagacagacagacagtgtttttcACACAGTAGAAAATGCTTAATCATCATCATCCACAGTGGGACCGGTTTGTGAAGTGAAACCTGAGATAACGTGACGTGCATCGTTTAAGGTTATTTATGAGCAAAAACATAATTGGTGTGCCATTTTTTCCACAGAAAATATTGGTATATGTTCTTCTCCATTCACCACTGTGCCACGTTCGTTTGCAGCTGCAGCCAATTCTTACCACCCTGTCAACTAGTTTTCCCAATGGGGGGGAACATATTGGATGACCAAATGAACAAGAACAGTGGCAGTCATTATAGTAGCAGGTAAATGTAAACACAGGCTGTGGCACACAAATGCAGAATGCTAATCGTAGCTCTCACAACAGCACTCGCTAATTGTTGACGGTTCTCCAATTTGTAGTGGAATTGGCCCCTGGAGCCTTTTAAGACTAAATAGAGAGCCTTGATGTTTTCGAACAGCAGCGGTAGAGACTGAGCCATCACAGCTAAGTATTAAGCTATGaaagatagacagacacagagagtcagagtgtgagagagaaagagagagtagaaagggagagaggagaaagagaaaacgaggagaaagaggagagagaaagagcgagagagaaggagaaaaaataGAGATACGGGTCTAAGTTAAGAGTAGATGTGAGTTCAAACATGTAGACTAGGTTAAGTATTGCCAGAACCTAGTGTCGTAATTATGGGGGTTTGACGAGTCAGAGGGCTGATTCCCCCTCAGAGCAAGAGCTTGCGCAGGGCAGGGCCCGGCAGGGAACCACCaagccccagcctctctctcaggACTTTACCCACATCTTCAAAGGGTCTTCCCATCACCACCGGTGAGCCAATGCAGTGGAGCTAGTGTGAATGACACGGAAGGTTAAACTGAAATAATCTGCCTTGGGGCACAGAAAGGAAAAGGGAAACACTACTGAAAGGGAGGAAATAAAGGTAATGAATTGAAATTCCACTGGGTAACCCACTGGCAGTATTCTGAAGAGAGATGTGGGCCTCTTTTCTTTGTTCAGTTCAATACTGCTTAAGCTAGGTTACTTAAGATAGCCCTCCATTTCAAAAGCAGGATTTGAGTGGAATTAGTATGgcatggaagaaaaaaaaacacattggGCTTCCCAaaccttgttttttttaaagcaaaaaAACACCATGAATGAACTGACATCTCCACTGGCACTGACTATATATCCCCCACAACAAAACATTGTGGGAAGCTGGCTGGCCTAAACTGGTCCCTGCaccaataacccccccccccccccccccaataaggACACAGAGGTCACACGTCCGTCTCCAATCAGAAAGAGACAATCTTGCCCCAGAAGGAACACAATTGGTCCTCTGCTTTCTCTCCAACCAGATAGTCACAAATTGAAACGCGGAGAGCACGAGCGTCACTTGCCTGCCTAAACG
The window above is part of the Oncorhynchus gorbuscha isolate QuinsamMale2020 ecotype Even-year linkage group LG21, OgorEven_v1.0, whole genome shotgun sequence genome. Proteins encoded here:
- the LOC124007870 gene encoding beta-galactoside alpha-2,6-sialyltransferase 2-like, whose product is MTPRSSTMTPTMRQWRQLVLVVMLAWLLIFLALLSHFLDPRDVDLRSPSSLTHTETRRLASIQGSPSGIRASPLEVTSSSSPTNQDPSHSQQGKKEALELSQNGDLVVWKKVSDQEERVYQEREEKISRERLRRRRRKGSMSRAEQRGRDGYYLSQSKVVVQQLRRGIASAGMLAPHLQKSMRDYLNLNRHHVAYRGRRKGRQSGREVLCELKEQARLRTLDGTEQPFSGLAWDRLVPPRPLEQLWGQGSKFKSCAVVTSAGAILNSSLGREIDSHEAVLRFNAAPTEGYENDVGNKTTIRIINSQILARPRHRFTTSSLYKGMTLVAWDPAPYSVDLPRWYRNPDYDLFTPYEERRRLHPTQPFYILHPKFIWQLWDVIQGNTQENIQPNPPSSGFIGIVLMMSLCEEVHVYEYIPSLRQTDLCHYYEHHYDPACTLGAYHPLLFEKLLVQRMNSASQHDLKTKGKVTLSGFSAVNCGP